One segment of Acidianus sp. HS-5 DNA contains the following:
- a CDS encoding NAD(P)/FAD-dependent oxidoreductase has translation MYVIIGGGSAGYVAGSVLGREGKEVTVIEKGKFGGVCVNSGCVPSIFLSDISFLFSRLNEIGNYKGLEINVTDSKENFFSKRNEIMDYLSNAGKELVRSSGAEIIEGEAKIVSQNEIEVKGKRITFDKLIIASGSIPSRPKIKGIERAISEDEAVNLNFVPSSMVVIGGGYAGVEIAQIYARLGSEVTLITRGKIMKYLDDDGQRIIKESLDWDGVELIENCEVEEINEQTVITKRGISKKAEVVVYATGRKPNLPEGIGLLGVKYNDNGVVVNNLLQTTNSKVFSAGDIIDKEKKVAHVAMLEGVISALNVMGKMEKIDYFSVPQVVYTDPQIGIVGDRRLAVKECKFPLSASTRAIIKGLREGYAKVGIDEKGRIVYGEVVSDVAEELINELAIAIKAGMFCKDLAFSALVHPSLSESIINACRGFFNLDVDRFPKDKNA, from the coding sequence ATGTATGTGATAATCGGCGGCGGATCTGCAGGTTACGTAGCGGGTAGTGTACTTGGTAGAGAAGGAAAGGAAGTAACAGTAATAGAGAAAGGAAAATTCGGAGGAGTTTGCGTAAACTCGGGCTGTGTTCCAAGTATTTTTCTTTCAGATATTTCATTTCTTTTTTCTAGATTAAATGAAATAGGCAATTATAAAGGATTAGAAATTAATGTAACCGACTCAAAAGAAAATTTTTTCTCAAAAAGAAATGAAATAATGGATTACTTATCTAATGCAGGAAAAGAGCTGGTAAGGAGTTCTGGAGCAGAAATTATCGAAGGAGAAGCAAAGATAGTTTCGCAAAACGAAATTGAAGTTAAAGGGAAAAGAATAACCTTTGACAAGTTAATAATAGCCAGCGGATCAATTCCTTCAAGACCAAAAATTAAAGGAATAGAAAGGGCAATTAGTGAAGATGAAGCAGTAAATCTGAACTTTGTTCCTTCCTCAATGGTTGTAATAGGCGGAGGCTATGCAGGAGTAGAAATTGCGCAAATATATGCAAGGTTAGGTAGTGAAGTAACTCTAATAACTAGAGGAAAAATAATGAAGTATTTGGATGATGACGGACAAAGAATAATAAAAGAAAGTTTAGACTGGGACGGTGTAGAATTAATTGAAAATTGTGAAGTTGAGGAAATAAATGAACAAACAGTAATAACAAAAAGAGGGATAAGTAAAAAAGCTGAAGTAGTAGTTTATGCTACAGGGAGAAAACCTAACCTTCCAGAAGGAATAGGACTATTGGGAGTTAAATATAACGATAACGGAGTTGTAGTTAACAACTTATTACAAACTACAAACTCTAAGGTATTTTCTGCGGGAGATATAATAGATAAAGAAAAAAAAGTAGCCCACGTTGCGATGTTAGAAGGAGTAATTTCAGCACTAAATGTCATGGGCAAAATGGAGAAAATTGACTACTTTTCAGTACCGCAAGTAGTTTACACAGATCCGCAAATAGGAATTGTAGGAGATAGGAGACTAGCGGTAAAGGAATGTAAATTCCCCCTATCTGCTTCTACTAGAGCTATAATAAAAGGATTAAGGGAAGGTTACGCGAAAGTAGGTATTGACGAAAAAGGAAGAATAGTTTACGGTGAAGTAGTCTCTGACGTAGCTGAAGAGTTAATAAATGAGTTGGCAATTGCAATAAAGGCAGGAATGTTTTGTAAAGATTTAGCTTTTTCAGCACTGGTTCATCCTTCACTCTCTGAAAGTATAATAAATGCGTGCAGAGGATTCTTTAACCTCGACGTAGATAGATTTCCTAAGGATAAAAATGCTTGA
- a CDS encoding DsrE family protein has protein sequence MSQEEEQKKKILIVVTHGPEDLDRTYAPLFMASISASMEYETSVFFMIKGPLLLSKAWQEEERKKGNNPFIHFFDMAKDNGVKMYVCVQSLKDMCHMNESDVVDGVELVGGSTLIDLTLDADRTLFF, from the coding sequence ATGTCTCAAGAAGAGGAGCAGAAAAAGAAGATACTAATTGTAGTAACTCACGGCCCAGAAGATTTAGACAGAACATATGCGCCACTATTCATGGCATCAATATCAGCATCAATGGAGTACGAGACATCAGTGTTCTTCATGATCAAAGGACCACTATTATTATCAAAAGCTTGGCAGGAAGAAGAGAGAAAGAAAGGAAACAATCCATTCATACACTTCTTCGATATGGCAAAGGATAACGGAGTAAAGATGTATGTATGCGTACAAAGCCTCAAAGATATGTGCCATATGAATGAGAGCGATGTAGTTGACGGAGTAGAATTAGTGGGAGGGTCGACACTAATAGACTTAACATTAGATGCAGATAGAACATTATTCTTCTGA
- a CDS encoding DsrE/DsrF/DrsH-like family protein, whose amino-acid sequence MGSKKLSLIVFSGTADKLMPVGILASGAAAAGYEVNLFFTFWGLQAITKKSIGQPQPIDKNYEQFGPVMMQRMQEMKYPSWDQLVMQAKEVGEVKVYACSTTMEFFGIKREDLADFVDDVVGVATFLDRAEGGTTLFI is encoded by the coding sequence TTGGGCAGTAAAAAGCTATCATTAATCGTATTCTCAGGAACGGCAGATAAATTAATGCCAGTAGGTATTTTAGCTTCTGGCGCAGCTGCTGCGGGATATGAGGTAAATCTATTCTTCACTTTCTGGGGGCTTCAAGCAATAACTAAGAAATCAATAGGTCAGCCTCAGCCCATTGATAAGAATTATGAACAGTTCGGTCCAGTTATGATGCAGAGAATGCAGGAAATGAAATATCCAAGCTGGGATCAATTAGTTATGCAGGCTAAGGAAGTGGGTGAGGTAAAAGTTTACGCTTGCTCAACTACAATGGAATTCTTCGGAATAAAGAGGGAAGATTTAGCTGACTTTGTTGACGACGTGGTAGGAGTTGCAACATTCCTAGATAGAGCGGAAGGAGGAACTACATTATTCATTTAA
- a CDS encoding sulfurtransferase TusA family protein, which yields MSQEAKITKTLDLKGMFCPGPVLETAKAIKTINVGEVLEVYATDPAAKSDLEAWARRTGNQILDIKQENGVLRALIKRMK from the coding sequence ATGTCACAAGAAGCAAAAATAACTAAAACTCTAGATTTAAAGGGAATGTTCTGCCCCGGACCAGTTTTAGAGACTGCTAAGGCAATAAAGACGATAAATGTTGGTGAGGTATTGGAGGTTTATGCTACAGACCCGGCCGCAAAGTCAGATTTAGAAGCATGGGCAAGAAGGACAGGGAATCAAATACTCGACATAAAGCAAGAGAACGGAGTACTTAGGGCGTTAATTAAAAGGATGAAGTAA
- a CDS encoding 4Fe-4S dicluster domain-containing protein gives MATRVLQLPDDPRFLDMSYQEQGALTEEQRDLDTLPPDQRQLAEEFWKTVKSDFRFNESLRGCLNCGVCTSGCPAAKFYDFGPREMIQYMMRDEADKIWQFTNEKVWACVQCYTCSMRCPFNNEIAGLIMLLREYAVQFALPSAKEILAPYRRVLYTVLTLGNQVTPDMIQPDAFPDWGPQAVEESKNMDVYRKAIPVDLMQRTDVGWHPSLQTSVEMMTIMFESGVMDSIKKVDPDLYDMIADIYDERKQQLDEIKEKWEKGELKEEDLPDSWLDL, from the coding sequence ATGGCAACTAGGGTTCTACAATTACCGGACGACCCAAGATTTCTTGATATGTCTTATCAAGAGCAGGGAGCTCTGACAGAAGAACAAAGGGACTTAGACACACTACCTCCGGATCAAAGGCAATTAGCTGAGGAATTCTGGAAGACTGTCAAATCAGATTTCAGATTTAATGAGTCCTTAAGAGGTTGTCTGAACTGTGGAGTTTGCACTTCAGGATGTCCTGCTGCAAAGTTCTATGATTTTGGACCAAGGGAAATGATCCAATACATGATGAGGGATGAAGCAGACAAAATATGGCAGTTTACGAATGAGAAAGTCTGGGCATGTGTGCAGTGCTACACGTGTTCTATGAGATGTCCCTTCAATAACGAGATTGCAGGATTAATAATGCTCTTAAGGGAGTACGCAGTACAGTTCGCATTACCTTCAGCTAAAGAGATCCTAGCCCCATACAGAAGGGTCTTGTACACAGTGTTAACTTTAGGTAACCAAGTAACTCCAGATATGATTCAGCCTGATGCATTTCCCGACTGGGGACCTCAAGCAGTAGAAGAATCTAAGAACATGGATGTTTACAGGAAAGCTATTCCAGTGGATTTAATGCAAAGAACTGACGTCGGATGGCATCCTTCACTTCAAACTTCAGTTGAAATGATGACTATAATGTTTGAGTCTGGAGTAATGGACTCTATAAAGAAAGTTGATCCTGATCTGTACGATATGATAGCGGACATATATGACGAAAGGAAACAACAATTAGACGAAATTAAGGAGAAATGGGAGAAGGGAGAACTTAAGGAAGAAGATCTTCCAGACAGCTGGTTAGATCTTTAA